Proteins found in one Litorihabitans aurantiacus genomic segment:
- the sdhA gene encoding succinate dehydrogenase flavoprotein subunit — MQTHTYDVVIVGAGGAGMRAALEASGRARTAVVSKLYPTRSHTGAAQGGMCAALANVEEDNWEWHTFDTVKGGDYLVDQDAAEVMAKEAIDAVLDLERMGLPFNRTPEGKIDQRRFGGHTRNHGEAPVRRSCYAADRTGHMILQTLYQQCVKQDVEFFNEFYVFDVILTGDPATDPDVRAAGVVAYELATGEIHVIRAKSIVFATGGAGKVYKTTSNAHTLTGDGMAVAYRRGIPLEDMEFFQFHPTGLAGLGILLSEAARGEGGILRNASGERFMERYAPTIKDLAPRDIVARSMANEVREGRGAGPNKDYVLLDLTHLEPAHIDAKLPDITEFARTYLGVEPYTEPVPVYPTAHYAMGGIPTNISTQVLRNNDDVVPGLFAAGEVACVSVHGSNRLGTNSLLDINVFGKRAGVAAAEYAATAELVELPEAPHADIEAELVRIRAGAGTESVAAIRKDLQDSMDLNAQVFRTEDSLKQALVDINALRERYAAVGVSDRGTSYNTELVEAIELGFLIDLAEVVVVGALARKESRGGHFREDFPDRDDAEFMLHTMAYPTPAGEGVAESTVRLDYKPVVVTRYQPMERKY, encoded by the coding sequence GTGCAGACGCACACCTACGACGTCGTGATCGTCGGCGCCGGCGGCGCCGGGATGCGCGCCGCCCTGGAGGCCTCCGGTCGGGCCCGCACCGCCGTCGTCTCCAAGCTCTACCCCACCCGCTCCCACACCGGTGCGGCGCAGGGCGGCATGTGCGCCGCGCTGGCGAACGTGGAGGAGGACAACTGGGAGTGGCACACGTTCGACACCGTCAAGGGTGGGGACTACCTGGTCGACCAGGACGCCGCCGAGGTGATGGCGAAGGAGGCGATCGACGCCGTCCTCGACCTCGAGCGGATGGGTCTGCCGTTCAACCGCACGCCCGAGGGCAAGATCGACCAGCGCCGCTTCGGCGGTCACACGCGCAACCACGGCGAGGCGCCCGTGCGCCGCTCGTGCTACGCGGCCGACCGCACCGGCCACATGATCCTGCAGACCCTGTACCAGCAGTGCGTGAAGCAGGACGTGGAGTTCTTCAACGAGTTCTACGTCTTCGACGTGATCCTCACGGGTGACCCGGCCACGGACCCCGACGTCCGGGCGGCGGGCGTGGTGGCCTACGAGCTGGCCACGGGCGAGATCCACGTGATCCGCGCGAAGTCGATCGTGTTCGCCACCGGTGGTGCCGGGAAGGTCTACAAGACCACCTCGAACGCGCACACCCTCACGGGCGACGGCATGGCCGTCGCGTACCGCCGGGGCATCCCGCTGGAGGACATGGAGTTCTTCCAGTTCCACCCGACGGGCCTCGCCGGCCTCGGCATCCTCCTGTCCGAGGCCGCCCGCGGTGAGGGCGGCATCCTGCGCAACGCCTCCGGCGAGCGCTTCATGGAGCGCTACGCCCCCACGATCAAGGACCTCGCGCCGCGCGACATCGTCGCCCGCTCGATGGCCAACGAGGTCCGCGAGGGCCGCGGCGCCGGCCCGAACAAGGACTACGTCCTGCTCGACCTGACGCACCTCGAGCCGGCGCACATCGACGCGAAGCTGCCCGACATCACGGAGTTCGCCCGCACCTACCTCGGCGTCGAGCCCTACACCGAGCCGGTGCCCGTCTACCCGACGGCGCACTACGCGATGGGCGGCATCCCGACCAACATCAGCACCCAGGTGCTGCGCAACAACGACGACGTCGTGCCCGGCCTGTTCGCCGCGGGCGAGGTCGCGTGCGTCTCGGTGCACGGGTCCAACCGCCTCGGCACGAACTCGCTGCTCGACATCAACGTCTTCGGCAAGCGCGCGGGTGTCGCGGCCGCCGAGTACGCGGCCACGGCCGAGCTCGTGGAGCTGCCGGAGGCGCCGCACGCGGACATCGAGGCCGAGCTCGTGCGGATCCGCGCCGGCGCCGGCACCGAGAGCGTGGCGGCGATCCGCAAGGACCTGCAGGACTCGATGGACCTCAATGCTCAGGTCTTCCGCACCGAGGACTCCCTCAAGCAGGCCCTCGTGGACATCAACGCGCTGCGCGAGCGCTACGCCGCGGTGGGCGTCTCCGACCGCGGCACGTCCTACAACACGGAGCTCGTCGAGGCGATCGAGCTCGGGTTCCTCATCGACCTGGCCGAGGTCGTGGTCGTCGGCGCGCTGGCGCGCAAGGAGTCGCGCGGCGGTCACTTCCGCGAGGACTTCCCCGACCGCGACGACGCCGAGTTCATGCTCCACACGATGGCCTACCCCACGCCGGCCGGCGAGGGCGTGGCCGAGTCCACCGTGCGGCTCGACTACAAGCCCGTGGTCGTCACGCGCTACCAGCCGATGGAGAGGAAGTACTGA
- a CDS encoding succinate dehydrogenase iron-sulfur subunit yields the protein MTALADAETNAGTDESASGMGEIPSFEVTMRLERFDPDVESPQARWEDFTLTMHGTDRVLDALHKIKWDHDGSLAFRRSCAHGICGSDAMRINGKNRLACKTLLKDLDTSKPITVEPIKGLPVKKDLIVDMEPFFASYREVMPFLITSGNQPSAERLQSAEQRARFDDTTKCILCAACTTSCPVFWTDGQYFGPAAIVNAHRFIFDSRDEGGTQRLQILNDKEGVWRCRTTFNCSEACPRGIEVTKAIAEVKRAIVTRTF from the coding sequence ATGACCGCTCTGGCTGACGCCGAGACGAACGCAGGGACGGACGAGTCCGCCTCCGGCATGGGTGAGATCCCCTCGTTCGAGGTCACGATGCGCCTGGAGCGCTTCGATCCGGACGTGGAGTCGCCCCAGGCCCGGTGGGAGGACTTCACCCTCACGATGCACGGCACCGACCGGGTGCTGGACGCGCTGCACAAGATCAAGTGGGACCACGACGGTTCGCTGGCCTTCCGCCGCTCGTGCGCCCACGGCATCTGCGGCAGCGACGCGATGCGCATCAACGGCAAGAACCGGCTGGCGTGCAAGACGCTGCTCAAGGACCTGGACACGTCCAAGCCGATCACGGTCGAGCCCATCAAGGGCCTGCCGGTGAAGAAGGACCTGATCGTCGACATGGAGCCGTTCTTCGCCTCCTACCGCGAGGTCATGCCCTTCCTCATCACCAGCGGCAACCAGCCGAGCGCCGAGCGGCTGCAGTCGGCCGAGCAGCGCGCGCGGTTCGACGACACGACCAAGTGCATCCTGTGCGCCGCGTGCACCACGTCGTGCCCCGTGTTCTGGACCGACGGGCAGTACTTCGGCCCCGCCGCGATCGTCAACGCGCACCGCTTCATCTTCGACAGCCGCGACGAGGGCGGTACGCAGCGCCTGCAGATCCTCAACGACAAGGAGGGCGTGTGGCGCTGCCGCACGACCTTCAACTGCTCCGAGGCCTGCCCCCGCGGCATCGAGGTCACCAAGGCGATCGCCGAGGTCAAGCGCGCGATCGTGACGCGCACCTTCTGA
- a CDS encoding YihY/virulence factor BrkB family protein, whose translation MAGTLARVMEVVARLQATRLGRMNARYGAARGAQLAGGIAYAALFSVFAALTIAFTIGLRIIGNNDELRDAVIEAVDDALPGIVKTGDAPDAPGLVSPDSLVITTGVSITSIVAAVTLLLSALAVMGALSGSIRAMFGLAAPAGNAVVVKLRDLAGFVLLAISVVLTAALGIASGAAGSALTDLLGLDSTVGALLVRALGLLCAFGVDLVVFVALLRVVGGARPPRRDLWRGAAVGALGAGVIRVLGTSLVSVAGDNPILGAAVAVVTLLLWVNLVARLTLYVAAWTANPPSPSADAPAPAALHATEKPNFVTLSVPRTLDWDFDPRTGVVLASEAGRAEREAAAEQRRVHTEELAAALDASRAEGSWLERRLADRRARRAARDVRRAASEHD comes from the coding sequence GTGGCAGGGACGCTCGCCAGGGTGATGGAGGTCGTCGCGCGGCTGCAGGCCACGCGACTCGGCCGCATGAACGCGCGCTACGGCGCCGCGCGCGGGGCGCAGCTCGCGGGCGGCATCGCCTACGCGGCGTTGTTCTCCGTCTTCGCGGCGCTCACCATCGCCTTCACCATCGGCCTGCGGATCATCGGGAACAACGACGAGCTGCGCGACGCCGTCATCGAGGCGGTCGACGACGCGCTGCCCGGCATCGTGAAGACCGGTGACGCCCCGGACGCCCCGGGGCTGGTGAGCCCCGACTCGCTCGTGATCACCACGGGTGTGTCGATCACCAGCATCGTCGCGGCGGTGACGCTCCTGCTGTCGGCGCTCGCGGTGATGGGCGCGCTGTCGGGCTCGATCCGCGCCATGTTCGGCCTGGCAGCGCCGGCCGGCAACGCCGTCGTCGTGAAGCTGCGCGACCTCGCGGGCTTCGTGCTGCTCGCCATCTCCGTGGTGCTCACCGCGGCTCTCGGGATCGCCTCCGGCGCCGCCGGCAGCGCCCTCACCGACCTCCTCGGTCTGGACTCGACCGTCGGCGCTCTCCTCGTGCGCGCGCTCGGCCTCCTGTGCGCCTTCGGCGTCGACCTCGTCGTCTTCGTCGCCCTCCTGCGGGTCGTGGGCGGTGCGCGACCCCCGCGCCGCGACCTGTGGCGCGGTGCCGCCGTCGGTGCGCTCGGCGCCGGCGTCATCCGCGTGCTCGGCACGTCGCTCGTGAGCGTGGCGGGTGACAACCCGATCCTCGGGGCTGCCGTCGCCGTCGTGACGCTGCTGCTCTGGGTGAACCTGGTGGCGCGCCTCACGCTCTACGTGGCGGCCTGGACGGCCAACCCGCCCTCGCCGTCGGCCGACGCCCCTGCGCCCGCGGCGCTGCACGCGACCGAGAAGCCCAACTTCGTGACGCTGTCGGTGCCCCGCACCCTCGACTGGGACTTCGATCCGCGCACCGGCGTGGTGCTGGCGTCCGAGGCCGGCCGCGCGGAGCGGGAGGCGGCCGCGGAGCAGCGGCGCGTCCACACCGAGGAGCTCGCCGCGGCCCTGGACGCGAGCCGCGCCGAGGGCTCGTGGCTCGAGCGACGTCTCGCCGACCGGCGCGCGCGCCGCGCGGCCCGCGACGTGCGCCGCGCGGCGTCCGAGCACGACTGA
- a CDS encoding 2'-5' RNA ligase family protein, with the protein MTAPTPGGPGSSHAPAAPATPEQTLSFRSPFADGTSVGVAIEIPSPHREWLRDLRERVADAAGATEGEIIPPHITLVPPVVLPTWDLSAVEAQLHTAARAVGPFTVELAGSGTFRPTTQVVFAALARGSEQCDTLQRAARRGPLGVELRFDYHPHVTVAHDVDPEALDEAERELSRFHAVFEAASFVLYERGPDGVWHTIRTFDLVGAASRG; encoded by the coding sequence GTGACCGCGCCGACACCGGGCGGACCGGGCTCGTCGCACGCCCCGGCCGCACCGGCGACGCCCGAGCAGACGCTCTCGTTCCGCTCGCCGTTCGCCGACGGTACGAGCGTCGGCGTGGCGATCGAGATCCCCTCGCCCCACCGCGAGTGGCTGCGCGACCTGCGCGAGCGCGTGGCCGACGCGGCCGGTGCCACCGAGGGCGAGATCATCCCGCCCCACATCACCCTGGTGCCGCCCGTGGTGCTGCCCACCTGGGACCTCAGCGCTGTCGAGGCGCAGCTGCACACGGCCGCCCGCGCCGTCGGACCCTTCACGGTGGAGCTCGCGGGCTCCGGCACCTTCCGGCCGACCACCCAGGTCGTCTTCGCCGCGCTCGCCCGGGGCTCGGAGCAGTGCGACACCCTGCAGCGGGCCGCGCGCCGGGGACCCCTGGGCGTCGAGCTGCGGTTCGACTACCACCCGCACGTCACGGTGGCGCACGACGTCGACCCTGAGGCGCTCGACGAGGCCGAACGCGAGCTCAGCCGCTTCCACGCCGTGTTCGAGGCCGCCTCGTTCGTGCTCTACGAGCGCGGTCCCGACGGCGTGTGGCACACCATCCGCACCTTCGACCTGGTCGGGGCCGCCTCCCGCGGGTGA
- the sdhC gene encoding succinate dehydrogenase, cytochrome b556 subunit, with the protein MWSWVLHRVTGMLLFLFLLVHVLDTALVRVSPEVYNEVIGTYKTPIMGLGEVGLVAAVLFHALNGIRIILVDFTARGPRYQRVMLWIVIGLTVAALAGFLPRHLSNVFGAH; encoded by the coding sequence ATGTGGTCCTGGGTCCTGCACCGCGTGACCGGCATGCTGCTGTTCCTCTTCCTCCTGGTCCACGTGCTCGACACGGCGCTGGTGCGCGTGTCGCCCGAGGTCTACAACGAGGTCATCGGCACCTACAAGACCCCGATCATGGGGCTCGGCGAGGTCGGCCTCGTGGCCGCCGTCCTGTTCCACGCGCTGAACGGCATCCGCATCATCCTGGTCGACTTCACCGCCCGGGGTCCGCGCTACCAGCGCGTGATGCTGTGGATCGTCATCGGCCTGACGGTCGCGGCGCTCGCCGGCTTCCTCCCCCGCCACCTCTCCAACGTCTTCGGGGCCCACTGA